A single Lolium perenne isolate Kyuss_39 chromosome 6, Kyuss_2.0, whole genome shotgun sequence DNA region contains:
- the LOC139832449 gene encoding uncharacterized protein, whose product MERDEIQENFMEELIANGTLDDRDDDVIPDDGGDDVTATYLNASGEGAEDIEEEDPSGAGEEQDHHNGSRTVVITEPSGSSTSSVKSRKRGPAKKLDDGVRHDITHIENDGKPIAPEKGAKAFIAQCGVLVRDHVPITVREWHKPKGLVLSAEEEAQGLYIDDVAKNSIMNKLMAHFNIVPEEGGDAEKAKMEQALREFGKKKMAELFKSHKKRLRRLIKLKKTPDSEKVKSHWDEFVKYSTESEEFLRRSEINKANAALKLYHQILGPGGYRANRPKWEAGEAELTFIQSRRLDKAVIGCYCS is encoded by the exons atggagagagatgaaattcaagaaaatttcatggaggaactcatagcaaacggtactctggatgatcgcgacgacgacgttattccagatgatggcggtgacgatgtcaccgcaacttatttgaatgcctccggtgagggagcggaggatattgaggaagaagatcctagtggcgccggtgaggaacaagatcatcataatggctcccgaactgtagttatcaccgag ccctccggatcgagcacttcttctgtaaagtcgaggaagcgaggcccggccaaaaagttggatgacggtgttaggcacgacatcacccacatcgagaatgatggtaaaccgattgctccagagaaaggtgcaaaggcatttatagctcaatgcggagtgcttgttagggaccacgtcccgatcaccgttcgagaatggcacaagccgaagggactagtgctgtctgcagaggaagaagctcaaggtctttatatcgatgatgtagccaaaaacagcattatgaacaagctcatggcacatttcaacatagtacccgaagaggggggtgacgctgagaaggccaagatggagcaggccctccgcgagtttggcaagaagaagatggccgaactattcaagagccacaagaaaagattgcgccgccttatcaagttaaagaagactccggacagtgagaaggtaaaaagtcactgggacgaattcgtgaagtacagcacggagtcagaagaatttttgagaaggtcggaaataaataaggcaaatgctgcgttgaagctatatcaccaaattctgggtccaggtggatacagggctaaccgtcctaagtgggaggcaggcgaggcggaactgacct ttattcaatcaagacgcctcgACAAAGCCGTCATCGGTTGCTACtgctcgtaa